Within Antarctobacter heliothermus, the genomic segment TGCCGATGACGCGGATCGTCGGGGCCACAGGCACCGGACTGGCGATCGAGGCCAACCCCGACACGCTGCCCCGGCTAAAGGCCGCGCTGGCAGCCCCCGGTGTGCCGCAGGGGGTGACGCAGGTGCTGCATGCCGCCGCGCATGACCATGTCGGTGAGGTGCGCTTTCACACCCGCCCGCAGGGGCAGGACGGCATGAGCTCGATCTACGCCGAGGCGCTGCGCACCGAGGATCCCGGCCCCAAGACAACCTATCCGGTGCCCTGCACCACGCTGGATGCGGCCCTGATGGCGCATCCGCTGCCAAAAGTGGATTTCCTCAAGATCGACGTCGAGGATGCAGAATACCTTGTGCTGCGCGGCGCGGGCGACCTGATGGCGCGCCACCAACCGCTGATCGCGCTGGAAAACCTGCCGCGTGAGGCGGCCGCGCGGGGTGGGTATTCTGCCGCGGACTGGTTCGGGTTGTTCGAGACCGCAGGCTATCATCTGGTCGACATGTTCTGGCAGCCCTTCACGCCTGCGGATTTCACGGCAAAGGGCGATCTGCCCTACAGCTATTTTGCCCTGCCACAGGGGCGGGATCTGGGCGATCTGATCCCCGATCACGTCTACCTTGGACGACTGATGCAGCACGCCCGACGGCTGGACCCGGGATTTTGCCCCTGACATGGCCGGGGGCTGACCCCTAAAGAATTGCTGCCAGACGATTGTGCGCCGCGACCTGATATGGGTCTTGGGGGTCAAAGACCTCCAGCGCCGCGCGCGCCCGGTCCCGGGCTCCGGATTGAATCAGGCATTCGATCCACGCCAGCCGCCGCTGCACATCCAGTTCCTTGAGCGCATCAGCCTTGTCATAGGCGGCAACCGCCTCTGCGGGAAACGCATCGCAAAACGCGTCCCCCAGCGCACAAAGCGCGTCATATTCGTCGCCGGGAAGCGAGCGCAGCCAATCCAGCACCGCGCGCCGGGCTTTGCCAACCTCATCCAACCGCACATAGGCCAGGATCAGCATCCTGCGCTGCAGCGCCAGTTTTGCGCCATGCACGATATAGGGTTCCAGCAACCCCGGTACCGGCGCGTAGTTCTGAGACAGAACATGGATCTGTGCCATCCGCAGGGCGCGCAAATTCGGATGCCAGTCCGCCGGAATGTGATCCAGATGGCAGCGTGCCTCCTGTGGCATTTGTCGGCGAATGTAGAATTTAACCGCCTCTTCGGCGAAATCTGGGCTTTCGGCGCTGAGGGCAGAGAAGCGTTCAAAAAAAGCCAGACCGGGGGTCTTGTCCCCCACAGCATGCTTCTTGGCCTCTTCCAGCAGCGCCAGCGCGCCGCCGGTCCGTGCAGCCTCGTCAAGCGCGGCCATGCTGTCGTCGGGCGGGCAATAGGCCCGAACCATCCGATCCACATTGATGCGCACGATGTCATCGGTGACATGTACGTTGTCATCCAGCCAGGCCACCTTGCGGTCGCTGAGCGTGACGGATTCGTAGCTGGGGAAATAATGCACATGCGCGTAGTCCGTGCAGATGTGTTCGGCCACGGTGCGCAGGCAGGATTTGGAATAGCTGTTGGCCACCATCACATCCATATCCTGCCGAAAGGTGTTGATCAGCGGGACGGGCGACACGGTCAGGATGATTTGTTGATCGCGGCGACATCGGCTTTGCAACAGATCGATGGACCGGCGCATGAACCCAAGGGTCTCTGCGAAATCCAGCACACGCAGGCTGAAGCGGTCCGGATCCGCCTTGAGGACGCGCAGCATCGGGGTGGAATTCAGGTAGATCCCCTGCAGGTGATCATACCACAATTCCGTCAGACCCAGCGTCACGATCACCACCCGGCAGTCGACCACGGTGCCGGTGGCTTCGATGATAGCGTTGCGGCGCAGGGCCAACTCCTCAAAAGGCCGGGGCCGTTCGGTGGCCACCACATGCAGATCGGCGCATTTTCCGGGGCTTACCTCGATGAAATTGGCGCGTTGATCAAACCGCGCCTCAGGGTCCAGCGCCCATGAAAAATCATTGTAGATGGACGGCACGCCATAGTTGTTGATGATCGCCGGGTTCACCGTCCTGAATTGCGGCTGACGCAGCAGATCCAGCATCGGCAGCCGAAACCCCCGGCTGGCCAGAACCCGTTCGATATTGCGGGCAAAACAGGACCCGATGGTAAAAACCTTCTCTCCCGGCTCAAGCTGGAAAGGCGCCTGAAAGCCGGGCAGGGCCACGGGTGACACACGGTTGTCCGCCGTGCCGTCACTCCAGCCAGCGGTTTCTCCCAACCGGTTCGCCAGCGCCTGTTGGACTGAGATCTCGATCAAGGCCATGGTCTGGGCTCTCCGGTCAGGTATCGTGGTCGGATGCAGGGGCAAAGCCCCCGAACCTGCCCTACAACACGAAATCATCCGCCGTCAGCCCGGTGACACCGCCCACGCGAATTTCCGCGTCGATGGTGCCGTTGCCGTCCGCATCAAACTGCACGATGGTCGACCCCGTGGCGGTCTCATTCAGGCGAATTTCCGGGTTGCCCGAGGGCGCAAAGGCCGCGGTGCCGCGGAATTCAAACACCCCCGGCGACATGCCCGCCACCACGATCAGGTCAACGCCCTGTTCGAAATCCATGATCTGGTCGCGATTGGCCCCCGCAACGGTTCCGGCAAGCGCGCGGAAGACAAAATTGTCCGCCCCTTCGCCGCCGGTCAGGTAATCACGGCCCAGTCCCCCGGCCAGATCATCCTCCCCGGCACGCCCACGCAGGATGTCATTGCCCGAACCGCCCTCAAGCGTGTCGTCGCCATTGCCACCGTCCATGATGTCGTCGTTGTCACCGCCATCAAGCAGGTCGCTGCCGTCCTGGCCGACCAGCACGTCGTTGCCGCCCTCGCCATAAACACTGTCATCACCGGCGTTGGCGTTTAGCGTGTCATTGTTGGACCCGCCATTGATGCCGTCATTGCCCTCACCGCCCAGAATGAAATCGTCGCCGCTGCCGCCATCCAGCACATCGTCACCGCCTCGCCCGACCAGCTGGTCGTCATCGGCCCCGCCATCAAGCTCATCCGCAAATTCGCCGCCGACCAGAGTGTCGTTGCCAGCTTCGCCGTAGATCGTGCCGGCGGTCACCCCGTCACCGATCGTGGAATAGAAATCATCCCCAATCCAAAGGTTTATTGCGCCGGTGATGATGCCGGAATTGACCACCAGATCATTTACGCTGCTGCCCTGGATTATACTGTTCGCATCCCGGTCGGTGATCGTGCCGTGATTGACCACGGTCAGCCCCAAAGCGCTGCTCGATCCAGCGATGTAGGTGCTGGTGATCTCACCGGTATTGTAGAGATAACCCTCCCCCAGACGACCCATGTTGATCGTGTTGCTGAAGATCGTGCCGCTGTTGACGATCGTCACATCACCGAGCGAGCTATCATTGTAGTTGAAGGTCGATGTAGTGCCCTGATTCTGGATCATGTCGCCAGAGTTGAACAGCGTGATGTCGCTCTCTCCGCCAAGGGAGAGCGTGTCGATCATGTAGGCATTGGTGGTGATGGTGCCGAAATTGCGGATCACGTGGGTCGTGTCCTCGCCGGCGAGGTCGATAGCCTCGCTGTTGATCGAGGTGATGGTGCCGTGGTTCTCGATAATGCTGGATGAATTGGCATCGACCGCAGCAGAGGAAGAAATGATGTGGCCATAATTGTAGACCCGGGTGATTGAAGCACCGCTGGAAAGTAGCACCCCGGTTCCGCTCGGGTCGGTGACATTGACACCGGGCATGATCACCAGCTCGTCGCTATTGTTGACGATGATGCCATCGGTATCGTCGGTGGTTTGAAAGATGACAGCCATGGAAATTTTCCTTTTATAATGATGTCCCGCGGGTTGGCGGGGGATGAATGTCGCGCGTGTTAGCCCCGGATCGCGCCCTCGGGAATGCCGGGTTCCGGCGGCAAGCCTGCCTACGCAGGCCACGGACCCGGCAGGCGCGCCCAAGAACCCGCGAACCGGCGGATAAGTCAAGTTTGCGGGGCTGCCCCTGTCAGGACAGCCCCGTTCAGGCCAAGAAAGTCAGGGCTGGAAGGTCAGAGCAGGAACATCAAAGCACGAAATCATCCGCCGTCAGCCCGGTGACACCGCCCACGCGAATTTCCGCGTCGATGGTGCCGTCACCATTGTTGTCGATCTGTACGATGGTCGATCCCGTGGCGGTCTCATTCAGGCGAATTTCCGGGTTGGCCGAGGGCGCAAAGGCGGCCGTGCCACGGAATTCGAACACGCCCGGGCTGAGACCGGCAATGATGATCGTGTCCACGCCCTGTTCGAAATCGAGGATCTGATCGCGGGTCGCCCCGATGCCCGCATCGCCAATGCTGCGGAACACGAAATTGTCTGCGCCCTCGCCGCCTGTCAGGTAGTCAAGGCCCAGTCCCCCCGCCAGATCATCCTCGCCGGCACGGCCGCGCAGGATGTCATTGCCCGAACCGCCCTCAAGCGTGTCGTCGCCATTGCCACCGTCCATGGTGTCGTCGTTGTCACCGCCATCAAGCAGGTCGCTGCCGTCCTGGCCGACCAGCACGTCA encodes:
- a CDS encoding FkbM family methyltransferase; the protein is MVPLLSEGMRNRLLGLHLTHAGLAECMIAACYQSVLKPGGGFVDVGARIGAHTVPMTRIVGATGTGLAIEANPDTLPRLKAALAAPGVPQGVTQVLHAAAHDHVGEVRFHTRPQGQDGMSSIYAEALRTEDPGPKTTYPVPCTTLDAALMAHPLPKVDFLKIDVEDAEYLVLRGAGDLMARHQPLIALENLPREAAARGGYSAADWFGLFETAGYHLVDMFWQPFTPADFTAKGDLPYSYFALPQGRDLGDLIPDHVYLGRLMQHARRLDPGFCP
- a CDS encoding GSCFA domain-containing protein; amino-acid sequence: MALIEISVQQALANRLGETAGWSDGTADNRVSPVALPGFQAPFQLEPGEKVFTIGSCFARNIERVLASRGFRLPMLDLLRQPQFRTVNPAIINNYGVPSIYNDFSWALDPEARFDQRANFIEVSPGKCADLHVVATERPRPFEELALRRNAIIEATGTVVDCRVVIVTLGLTELWYDHLQGIYLNSTPMLRVLKADPDRFSLRVLDFAETLGFMRRSIDLLQSRCRRDQQIILTVSPVPLINTFRQDMDVMVANSYSKSCLRTVAEHICTDYAHVHYFPSYESVTLSDRKVAWLDDNVHVTDDIVRINVDRMVRAYCPPDDSMAALDEAARTGGALALLEEAKKHAVGDKTPGLAFFERFSALSAESPDFAEEAVKFYIRRQMPQEARCHLDHIPADWHPNLRALRMAQIHVLSQNYAPVPGLLEPYIVHGAKLALQRRMLILAYVRLDEVGKARRAVLDWLRSLPGDEYDALCALGDAFCDAFPAEAVAAYDKADALKELDVQRRLAWIECLIQSGARDRARAALEVFDPQDPYQVAAHNRLAAIL
- a CDS encoding calcium-binding protein — translated: MAVIFQTTDDTDGIIVNNSDELVIMPGVNVTDPSGTGVLLSSGASITRVYNYGHIISSSAAVDANSSSIIENHGTITSINSEAIDLAGEDTTHVIRNFGTITTNAYMIDTLSLGGESDITLFNSGDMIQNQGTTSTFNYNDSSLGDVTIVNSGTIFSNTINMGRLGEGYLYNTGEITSTYIAGSSSALGLTVVNHGTITDRDANSIIQGSSVNDLVVNSGIITGAINLWIGDDFYSTIGDGVTAGTIYGEAGNDTLVGGEFADELDGGADDDQLVGRGGDDVLDGGSGDDFILGGEGNDGINGGSNNDTLNANAGDDSVYGEGGNDVLVGQDGSDLLDGGDNDDIMDGGNGDDTLEGGSGNDILRGRAGEDDLAGGLGRDYLTGGEGADNFVFRALAGTVAGANRDQIMDFEQGVDLIVVAGMSPGVFEFRGTAAFAPSGNPEIRLNETATGSTIVQFDADGNGTIDAEIRVGGVTGLTADDFVL